The nucleotide window GCAACGGTGACGGCAAGTCGACCCTGATGCGCCTGCTCGCCCAGCGCACCACGCCCGACGACGGCCGCGTCACCAAACGGCGCGACGTCACCGTGGGCTACCTCAACCAGAACGACGTGCTCGACGGCGACCTCGACGTCGGCGCCGCCATCGTCGGCGACCAGGCCGACCACGAGTGGGCGTCCAACCCAAAGATCCGCGACGTCATGGGCGGCCTCGTGGCCGAGGTGGACTGGCACGCCCGCGTGGACTCCCTCTCCGGCGGGCAGAAGCGCCGTGTGGCGCTGGCGAAGCTGTTAATAGGGGACGACGACGTCATCATGCTCGACGAGCCCACCAACCACCTCGACGTGGAAGGAGTGGCCTGGCTCGCGGAGCACCTCAAGCAGCGCTGGCGTCCCACCGAGGGCGGGCTCCTGGTGGTCACCCACGACCGCTGGTTCCTCGACGAAATCTCCACCCGCACGTGGGAAGTCCATGACGGCATCGTGGACGGGTTCGACGGCGGATATGCCGCCTACGTCCTGGCACGTGCCGAGCGTGACCGAATGGCCAATGTCATTGAGGGCAAGCGCCAGCAGCTCGTGAAGAAGGAGTTAGCCTGGCTGCGCCGCGGTGCACCCGCCCGCACCGCCAAGCCGAAGTTCCGCATCGAGGCCGCCAACGCGCTCATCGCCGATGTTCCGGAACCGCGCGACTCGCTCGCGCTCAGCCAGCTCGCCACCGCCCGGTTGGGCAAGGACGTCCTGGACCTCGAGAACGTCTCGCTGGAGCTGGGGGACAAGTCGCTGTTCAAGGGGATCACCCTGCGGCTGGCGCCGGGTCAGCGGCTCGGGATTGTCGGGGTCAACGGTGCCGGCAAGACCAGTTTGCTGCAGATGCTCAACGGAGAGGTGACCCCGACATCGGGCCGGTTGAAGCGCGGCAAGACGGTGCAGACGGCGATCCTGTCGCAGGACGTGCGCGAGCTCGACGACGCCAATCACCTCCGTGTCACCGAAGTGATTGAGCAGGAGAAGCGGGTTCTGTCGGTCGGCGGGAAGGAAGTGTCGGCGAGCCAACTCGTGGAGCAGCTTGGCTTCACCAATGAGCGGCAGTGGACGCCTGTCGGTGACCTCTCGGGTGGGGAGCGGCGGCGTCTGCAATTGCTGCGTCTGCTGGTCGGGGAACCGAACGTGCTGATGCTCGATGAGCCCACCAATGACCTGGATACCGACACCCTCGCGGCGGTCGAGGACGTGCTGGACGGGTGGCCGGGCACGCTGATCGTGGTCTCGCACGACAGGTACCTGCTCGAACGCGTCACCGATACCCAGCTGGCGCTGCTCGGCGATGGGAAGATCCGCGACCTGCCCGGCGGAGTGGATCAGTACCTGCAACTGCGCCGCGGAGCGGCAGTATCCGGCGACAAACTTGCCGGCACGCCGATGGGATCGGACAGCGGCAACGGCACGACGACGGCGGCAGCCGCTTCCGCTGGCCCGGCACCGGAGGAAGCGCGCCAGGCGAAGAAGGACCTCACCCGCATCGAGCGGCAGATGACCAAGACGAGCTCGCAGATCGAGAAGATCAACCAGCAGATGAGCGACGCCGGCAGCAAGGCAACGGTCGACTTCGAGAAGATGTCCGGCCTCGACGCGAAACTGCGGGAGCTTCAGGCCGAACAGGAGTCACTGGAGGAACAGTGGCTCGCGGCGGCCGAGGTGCTGGGCGAGTGAGATTCATGTTTATGAAGGTCCGGCCACGTCGAGCGAAGATCGCACTGGTCGCCGGTTTTGGAGCGATTGTAGTAGCGGGGCGCCTCTTCGCGTTCTTCGTCGACGAGCAAGGCACAGCAGGCACGGTGGCAAGCGTCGCTGTAGTCGTCATGCTCGTCGCTGGCGTCATCAGCCTCTATATCGGCTTTAGGTCACTGAACTGGAACAAGCTGCGCAGCAGACTACGTAAGCGCCGCCAACGTTAGTAAGTGAACTCGTCAGGGCCGGCAAGCACCACGAGATTTTTCCGTAGGCGCCGCAGGAAATGGCGGACAGCAATTCTGATCCTCAGTAACTTCACGCTCTTCACCGCCTCTCAGTGACCCTTTGATAAGGGTGCTTAGCGAGCGTATCCGTCGAACCTTGGAGAATGGTGGAGGCGGCGCCAACCCCGCTGTGCAGATACCATTGAGGGTCAGTCTTGGAAAACAGGGGAGCCTTCCGCTTGAGCACGCAGAACCATCACGAGGCCTCGCATCTGTGCCCGGCCGCCGATCTTCCCGCAGCCGGAGTTTAGGAAGATTCTATGAAAGCGATCCGAGTGGCGATTGCCGGCGCGCTCCTGCTACTGATCGGGTTTCCCTTTCCCGCCGTCGCGCAGGAGGGCGAACCCGGTCTAATGCTCCCCGTGGTGACTGTCCCTCCTCAGCAACCGGGGCCGGCGCCGAGCCCGAGTCCAGAGCCTCCGCCGGAAGAGCCCGTTCCAGCACCGACGCCGACACCTCCGCCGGCCCCCGTGCCCGCACCCGCTCCGGCACCCGCGCCTGCTCCGGCACCCCCTCAACCAGCGCAGCAACCTGATCCGGCTATTGACCCCGCCACGGGCTTCACCATCGACCCTGCCACCGGGTACCTGATCGAACCGCAGACCGGTTTTCTGATCGAGCCAGGGACAGGCAACCTCATTGATCCGGGCACCCGCTTCTACACGGATTTCCGTCTGGATTTTGTGACCGGGGAGGTAGTGGAGATCGAACCGGAGGTCGAGGAGCCAACGGAGGAACCTTCCTCTGAGGAACCCGAGCCGTCGCCCACGCCCAACACCCGCAGCGCTACACCGTCCCCATCTCCGACGGTCCCGAGCGCAAGCCCGACCGCCGCTGCAATCGAAGCGAATCCATCAGTCGAGCGGGGTGCGGTGTCGTCGATAGGGGAACACCCGGCCACACGAATCCTCGTCATTCTGATGCTTATAGGGCTGGGGGCGCTCTACTACGCCAAACTCCGTGGCGGCAGTCGCTTGTGAGTGGAGCCAGCGGACAACAGGTAACGATTGGATGGAAATTTGTTCGATTGGGCACTCATTTCTTGCGCTGACTCAGCAATCGTTAGAATGTCAAGTATCTTGAATAGATTCGACGGAATCGGAATCGGGCACAGTTAGGGGATAGTTCTTGCGCGTTCTGCTGTTGACGCACTCCTACGCGCCGGAACATAGTCCACCGCAGCGGCGGTGGACCCAGCTCATCCATTCCTTCCGCACGGCAGGATGGGACGTCGACGTCGTCGCCCCAGTAGCGCACGCTCCCCACGGCCGCCGCATCCTTCCGAAGCGGGAGGCAGGCCGTCCCTTCCGATCGGACAAGGGCGTCAACGGTGAGGTCGTGCGCCGCGTTCCCTACCTCTGGCACAAGACCACTCGCATCGGCCGGCTGATTGACCACCTGTTCTCAGCCGGCATGAGTATTCCTACTGCCGCCATGTGCCGCAGGCCCGACGTCGTCATTGTCACAGTGCCCAGTCTGCCCATCCTTGGTGCGGGCTATGTGGTTTCCCGGATGCTGAGGCGCCCGCTCGTGGTGGACATGCGGGACGCCTGGCCCGATATAGCACGCGATGCACGTCTCATCCAGGGCAGTGCGAAGAGTCTCACCGAACGGGTCATTATTGCAATTCAGGACCGCGCGGATCTTGTGGTGACGGTGACGTACGGATTCGCTCGGACCCTCCGTGATCGTG belongs to Arthrobacter tumbae and includes:
- a CDS encoding ABC-F family ATP-binding cassette domain-containing protein; translated protein: MAHLLGAENISVTFATRTILDGVTLGLEEGDRIGMVGRNGDGKSTLMRLLAQRTTPDDGRVTKRRDVTVGYLNQNDVLDGDLDVGAAIVGDQADHEWASNPKIRDVMGGLVAEVDWHARVDSLSGGQKRRVALAKLLIGDDDVIMLDEPTNHLDVEGVAWLAEHLKQRWRPTEGGLLVVTHDRWFLDEISTRTWEVHDGIVDGFDGGYAAYVLARAERDRMANVIEGKRQQLVKKELAWLRRGAPARTAKPKFRIEAANALIADVPEPRDSLALSQLATARLGKDVLDLENVSLELGDKSLFKGITLRLAPGQRLGIVGVNGAGKTSLLQMLNGEVTPTSGRLKRGKTVQTAILSQDVRELDDANHLRVTEVIEQEKRVLSVGGKEVSASQLVEQLGFTNERQWTPVGDLSGGERRRLQLLRLLVGEPNVLMLDEPTNDLDTDTLAAVEDVLDGWPGTLIVVSHDRYLLERVTDTQLALLGDGKIRDLPGGVDQYLQLRRGAAVSGDKLAGTPMGSDSGNGTTTAAAASAGPAPEEARQAKKDLTRIERQMTKTSSQIEKINQQMSDAGSKATVDFEKMSGLDAKLRELQAEQESLEEQWLAAAEVLGE